In Bradyrhizobium manausense, the sequence GCAAGAAGCTGTCGCACGACGATTTCGCAGCGGTCGCAGCCGATCTCGTCCGCCGCGGCGTGACCAGGCCGAAACGCATCGCCGCGCAGGGCGGATCGAACGGCGGCATCCTCATCACCAACATGCTGGTGCGTTACCCCGAACGGTTCGGTGCGCTGTTCTGCACGATCCCGCTGATCGATATGCGTCGCTACACGAAGCTCCTCGCAGGCGCGAGCTGGATTGCCGAATATGGCGATCCCGACAAGCCCACTGAATGGGAGTGGCTCAAGACCTACTCCGCCTATCACAACGCAAAGCCCGGCCAGCCCTATCCGCCGATCCTGATCGCCACGACCCGGCGCGACGACCGCGTCCATCCCGGCCACGCACGCAAGATGGCCGCAAAGCTCCAGACGATGGGCTATGACGCCTGGTTCTACGAGCCAGCCGCCGGCGGCCACGGCTACGGCAAGGACAACAAGGAGCGCGCCGGCTTCCAGGTGCTCGGCTTCCGATTCCTGAAGGACAAGATCGGCTGGCGGGACGACGAGACCTGACGTCCTCGTGCCTTAGCCGCGCGCAAACACCAGCGTCAGATTATTCTTCGGCATGTCCATGGTGTCGATGAGGCGGAGGCCCGCCCCGCGTGCGAGTGTCTCGACGTCGCCGACGTCGCGCACACCCCACTCGGGATTGCCTTCGCGTAGCGACGTGTCGAACACGGCGTTGCTGAGCGCGGTGTGCTTGCCGTCGCGCTTGAACGGGCCGTAGAGGAACAGTTCGCCATCGGCGCGCAGATACCGGCCGGCGCCGGCGAACAGACCCTCGGCCACGGTCCAGGGCGCGATGTGAATGACATTGGCGCAGAACACGGCGGCAAGATCGTTCGGCCCCTGCCCGCTTTTCATCTCGGGACACCAGTCGGGATCGATGAGATCGATCCGCAAGGGGCTGCGGACGTTTTTCAGGCCCGAATGCACGCGCCAGGCCTCGATGCTCTTCACATGACGCTGGTTGAGGTCGCTCGGCCACCAGACCAGATCCGGCGTATGGCGGGCGAAATGGACCACGTGCTGGCCGGTTCCACTGCCGACCTCGACCACGTCGCCCGATCGCCCGGTGAGATGCCTTTCGAGTACAGCCCAGAGCGGCTCGTGATTGCGGTGGAAGGCCGGCGCATCGAGACGGCCATCGGGCTCGACCCGCCCGCCGTCCCGGCCAAATTCAACGACATATTCAGCCAATTCACGTCCCCGGAAAATGAGAAAGCAGACCAAAACGCGAGCAAGGGCCAAGCGCCCCCAAAACAGGGCCGGACAAAGCCGGCTTGATGAACGATCTATCTCTTCAGTTGCAATGCGGGAGATATTAACGCCATTTTGCGCCGTGCATAGTCTTGATTGTCAGGACATGTCCTTTGTGCTTTTGAACACTATCTTTTTTGGACAATGAGCCTCGGAACGACGCCTTGATCGCCTTTCCTCACAAGCCCGCTTTGCTCGTCGCGTTGGTCGTCCTCACGGGCCTCCCCGCTCACCCGGCATGGGCGCAGTCGCCCGTCGCCGACGGCCAGAAACTCGCTTTCGACCGCGGCAAGGGCAATTGCCTGACCTGCCACGTCATCAAGGGCGGCGATCTGCCCGGCACGATCGGACCGGAGCTGAAGGACCTCAAGGCCAAATACCCAGACCGTAACGAACTGGTCGCGATCCTGTTCGACGAGACCAAGCGCAACCCGCAGACCATGATGCCGCCATTCGGCCGCAACCGCATTCTGACGGAGCAGGAGATCAACGCGATCGTTGATTTCCTGCAGACGCTGTAACGGCGGGCCAGGGAGACTCTACATGACTACGCATACCGGCCCTCATCCGACGCGGCGCCTGATCCTTCAGGGCGCGGTCTCGGTCGCACTGATCGGCCTCGGCAATGTGCCGTTTGCGCCTGCGCGCGCCGCGGCCAACGACAAATATCCGGAAGAAGCGTTCAAGCTGAAGAACGAGGCTGACGCGATCAAGGCGCTCTACGGCAGGACCGCCGAACCTTCCGACAAGATCAAGCTCGATGCGCCCGAGATCGCCGAGAATGGCGGCGTGGTGCCGATGTCGGTGACGACGACGCTCGACAAGGTCAGTTCGATCTCGTTCTTCGTCGCCGAGAACCCGAACGCGCTCGCAGCAAGCTACAAGTTTCCCGAAGGCACCATCCCCGCTGTCGCCAACCGCCTGAAAATGGCCAAGACCAGCAACGTGACCGCGATCGTGGAAGCCGACGGCAAGCTCTACAGCGCGACCAAGGAAGTGAAGGTCACTGTCGGCGGCTGCGGCGGCTAGGAGAATAAAGATGGCATCCAGCATTCGCGTACGCGCAACATCCAACGGCGACCTCACCGAGGTGCAGACGCTGATCCAGCACCCCATGGATACCGGCCTGGTCAAGAATTCCAAGGGTGAACTGATCCCCGCGCACTATATCCAGGAACTGAAGTTCGCATGTAACGGCAAGGACGTCTTCGTCGCCAATTGGGGCACCGCGATCTCCAAGGACCCTTACGTCAAGTTCAGCTTCAAGGGCGCCAGGAAGGGCGACGATCTCAAGATATCCTGGACCGACAACAAGGGTGGCTCCGACGAGACCACCGCGAAGATCGCGTGATGAGGACCCGCACTTCTTTCCTGCTCGGCTCGCTGAGTGCCGCGCTCGTCGCGTTCGCGCTCACCTCTCCGCGCGTGGTCGCGGCCGACAAGGTCGATCCCGCTGCTGATGCCAAGGCGTTTCAGAATTTCTTCTTCCAGAAATTTCCGAACGTGAAGCACGAGGATTTCGTCAACGGTCCTTATTCCATGAACGACGACATGAAGCGGCAGTGGCAGGAGAAGGAAGAATTCCCGCCCTACGAATTTGCGCTCGACGCCGGCAAGGAAATGTTTTCAACCCCGTTCAAGAACGGCAAGACCTATGCCGACTGCTTCCCGAACGGCGGCATCGGCATTCGCCAGAACTATCCCTACTTCGACACCAAGGAAGGCAAGGTCGTCACGCTGGAGCTCGCGCTCAACCGCTGCCGCGAGGCCAATGGCGAGGCACCCTACTCCTACGTCAAGGACGAGATGGCTTCGCTTACGGCTTACATGGCCTTCACGTCGCGCGGCAAGGCGATGGACATCAAGATCCCGGATGATCCTCGCGCGCTCGAAGCGTTCGAAAACGGCAAGCGCTATTTCTACACCCGCCGCGGCCAGCTGAATTTCTCCTGCGCGAGCTGCCACGTGCAGAGCCCGGGCGAACGCATCCGTGCCGAGATTTTGGCGCCGGCGCTCGGAATTTTGAACGCAATGCCGATCTACCGCTCCGAGTGGAGCGGCATGGGCACGATCAGCCGCCGCTTCATGACGTGCAACAGCCAGACCCGCGCGGTTCCGCTGGAGCCGCAGGCGGATGAATATCGCGACGTTGAATATTTCCTCTCCTACGTCGCCAACGGCCTGCCGATATCGGGCCCGGGAGCGCGGCCATGAAGCGGTCACTTACCTTGGCCATGTTGCTGCTCTTGAGCTTCGCGCCCTCCGCGCGCGCAGCGAGCGAGGCAGACTACAAGGCGGCTTATGCCGCTGCGGAGGCTGCGTCCAAGGAGGCCGCCGGCATGCGCAACCAATGGACCACGACCGTCTCGACGCTGGCGGCCGCCAGGAAGGCTGGCGATGGCGGCGATTTCGACCGCGCCGTGGCCGCGTCCAAGGAAGCCGAAGCGCTGGCGAAGGCGTCGGTTGTCCAGGCCACATCCGAAAAAGAAGCCTGGAAGGCGATGGAAATCCGCTAAGCTGGCGCCCAGTGAAACTGCCGAGAATCGGCGCGGAGTATGTGTGATGGCGATCCGCCGCCGCGATTTTCTGAAGAGCTCAGCCGTTGCTGCCGCATCGCTTGCGCTGCCGCGGCTTGCGCGCGGTGCTGAGGCCGCCAGCATCTACGACATCGAGCGCTTCGGCAATGCCCGGATCCTCCACACGACCGACACGCATGCGCAGCTCAACCCGGTCTATTTCCGCGAACCCAGCGTCAATATCGGCATTGGCGAGATGGCGGGGCGGCCACCACACCTGGTCGGCCGCGCCTTCCTGGAGCGCTTCGGAATCCGACCCGACAGCGCCGATGCCTATGCCTTCACCTCCGTCGAATTCGAAAAGTCCGCCGGCCGTTTCGGTAAGCTCGGGGGCTTTGCCCATCTGAAGACCCTGATCGACCGCCTGCGCGGCGATGTCGGCGACAAGCATGCGATGCTGGTCGACGGCGGCGACCTCTGGCAGGGCACGGGCCTCGCCAATGTCATGCAGGGCCGCGACATGGTGGAGGTCTCCAATCTGCTCGGCATCGAAGCGATGACCGGGCATTGGGAATTTACCTATGGCGAGCAGACGCTGCGCGACAATCTCGAGCACTTCAAGGGTGAGTTCCTGGCGCAGAACGTCTTCCTGACCGAGGAGGCCGCCTTCAACGATGCCCCGGCCTTCGACAAGGCGACCGGGCGCGCGTTCAAACCGTCGATGATCAAGGAGCTCAGCGGCCATCGCGTCGCGATCATCGGCCAGGCCTTCCCTTACGTGCCGATCGCCCATCCCAAGCGGTTCACGCCGAACTGGACCTTTGGCATTCGCGAAGAAGAACTTCAGAAGCATGTCGACAGCTTGCGCGGCACCGACAAGGTCGATGCAGTCATCCTGCTCTCGCACAACGGCATGGATGTCGACATCAAGCTCGCAAGCCGCGTCACCGGCATCGACGTCATCCTCGGCGGCCACACCCATGATGCCGTGCCGCAGCCTATCCCGGTGAAGAACGCCAGCGGTACGACGCTCGTCACCAACGCCGGCTCCAACGGGAAGTTTTTGGCCGTGCTCGATCTCGCGCTCGACAAGGGCAAGGTCAGCGATGTCAGGTACCATCTGCTGCCGGTCTATTCCGAACTACTGAAGCCCGATCCCGCGATGGCGGAGCTGATCGGAAAGC encodes:
- the soxA gene encoding sulfur oxidation c-type cytochrome SoxA, coding for MRTRTSFLLGSLSAALVAFALTSPRVVAADKVDPAADAKAFQNFFFQKFPNVKHEDFVNGPYSMNDDMKRQWQEKEEFPPYEFALDAGKEMFSTPFKNGKTYADCFPNGGIGIRQNYPYFDTKEGKVVTLELALNRCREANGEAPYSYVKDEMASLTAYMAFTSRGKAMDIKIPDDPRALEAFENGKRYFYTRRGQLNFSCASCHVQSPGERIRAEILAPALGILNAMPIYRSEWSGMGTISRRFMTCNSQTRAVPLEPQADEYRDVEYFLSYVANGLPISGPGARP
- the soxX gene encoding sulfur oxidation c-type cytochrome SoxX, which translates into the protein MLVALVVLTGLPAHPAWAQSPVADGQKLAFDRGKGNCLTCHVIKGGDLPGTIGPELKDLKAKYPDRNELVAILFDETKRNPQTMMPPFGRNRILTEQEINAIVDFLQTL
- the soxB gene encoding thiosulfohydrolase SoxB codes for the protein MAIRRRDFLKSSAVAAASLALPRLARGAEAASIYDIERFGNARILHTTDTHAQLNPVYFREPSVNIGIGEMAGRPPHLVGRAFLERFGIRPDSADAYAFTSVEFEKSAGRFGKLGGFAHLKTLIDRLRGDVGDKHAMLVDGGDLWQGTGLANVMQGRDMVEVSNLLGIEAMTGHWEFTYGEQTLRDNLEHFKGEFLAQNVFLTEEAAFNDAPAFDKATGRAFKPSMIKELSGHRVAIIGQAFPYVPIAHPKRFTPNWTFGIREEELQKHVDSLRGTDKVDAVILLSHNGMDVDIKLASRVTGIDVILGGHTHDAVPQPIPVKNASGTTLVTNAGSNGKFLAVLDLALDKGKVSDVRYHLLPVYSELLKPDPAMAELIGKLRAPHVTDWSEKIATPDRLLYRRDNFAGPIDEVICAALRTELDAEIALSPGFRWGVTALSGQPITMEDVLAETAITYPETYVQEMTGAQIKDVLEDICDNLFNADPYYQQGGDMVRAGGLSYACSPANAIGSRISELRLANGKALSAVRHYKVAGWASVNNQQGAPVWDVVGKYLHSGRMFQERLGNGVTLKGVDGNPGIAG
- the soxZ gene encoding thiosulfate oxidation carrier complex protein SoxZ, which gives rise to MASSIRVRATSNGDLTEVQTLIQHPMDTGLVKNSKGELIPAHYIQELKFACNGKDVFVANWGTAISKDPYVKFSFKGARKGDDLKISWTDNKGGSDETTAKIA
- a CDS encoding DUF938 domain-containing protein — encoded protein: MAEYVVEFGRDGGRVEPDGRLDAPAFHRNHEPLWAVLERHLTGRSGDVVEVGSGTGQHVVHFARHTPDLVWWPSDLNQRHVKSIEAWRVHSGLKNVRSPLRIDLIDPDWCPEMKSGQGPNDLAAVFCANVIHIAPWTVAEGLFAGAGRYLRADGELFLYGPFKRDGKHTALSNAVFDTSLREGNPEWGVRDVGDVETLARGAGLRLIDTMDMPKNNLTLVFARG
- the soxY gene encoding thiosulfate oxidation carrier protein SoxY, whose product is MTTHTGPHPTRRLILQGAVSVALIGLGNVPFAPARAAANDKYPEEAFKLKNEADAIKALYGRTAEPSDKIKLDAPEIAENGGVVPMSVTTTLDKVSSISFFVAENPNALAASYKFPEGTIPAVANRLKMAKTSNVTAIVEADGKLYSATKEVKVTVGGCGG